ACATCTTGGGTCTGAACTACGACTGGGGTCCGGGCCTGTCAACCTCATGGGAACCGAACGCGCCGCTGCCAGGGGCCACATCGCCGTCAGGTCGAGTGTGCCCGTTCGCCCGCCAGATCGTTGCGCAGCTGGGGTTGCCGGCAACGGCGGCCAACCTGCGTTCCAATAGTGCGGGCTGTCTGCGGATCCAGGTCGCCGACTTCACCAACCGGTTGCACATCAACAGCTTGAGTTTCCGGATCGAGAAGCGGTTCACGCGGGACTTCGGTTTTCTGGCCGGCTACTCGCTAGGCTCAGCGAAAGGCTTCGACTGGACCTCACCGCACATCAAGCACGGCGAGGCCAATTTCGGCCCGACCGAGAACGACGTGCGGCACCGTTTCACGGGCAACTTCATCTACCGGTTTCCCCACGACGTACAGGTGTCGTCGATCCTTACAGCCAACAGCGCGCCGCCCTACGACATCACGACCGGCAACGACGACAACTTTGACTTCCTGCGCAACGACCGTCCGGGGGGAGTCGGGGCCTGGGCCGGCCGCGGCGCGAACTTCTTCCGGTGGGACCTGCGGTTGACGAAGAAGTTCGTCATTACCGAGGCTACGAGAGTGGACGTGATGTGGGAGATGTACAACATTGGCAACCGGGCCAACTTCGTGAACTTCGATGGCAACCAACGCTCCTCCAGCGCTAACCAGGCGCGGGGCGTCGTCCCCAGCGGTCAGTTCCAGGGCCAGTTCGGTCTGCGGTTCGTTTTCTGATTGCGAGCCGGAGCCATGGATCCGTCCCGGATCCGGGACTCACCGCAACCTCCACGGGCCCGCTCTATTCACCGCCATTAAGCGAAGGGGCTTATCGACGAAAGTGCCCCACGAATTGCAGCGGGCGGGAGTGATGCCGCCGCGCCATCAGGTTGCGGGAAACGCGCCGACGGCGCCGGTCGTAAACCTGCGTGGTGTCGGGATGTGCGTGACCGGCCAGATTCTGGACGTCCTCAAGCGGCACGTTCTGGCTCGGCAAGGCAATGCACGGGATGTTGGTCCCCCACTCATCTTTGTCGCTCCGTGATTCAGGAGAGTGTAGAGGGGGACTGCCGTCGCCCCTAACCCCCCCGGTTCGGCGACTAGGATGTCTCCGCTCCTTGGATCTTGAAGCTCGCCGGCTCCACCAGGGACTGGCCCGAGACCTGGTCCTGGACCTGCAGCATGATCCGGTAGGTGCCGGGAACCAGGTCCTTGAGCTCCATCTCCTGGATCAACACCACGCGGTCGTCCAGTTGGATCATCCGGGGCTCTTCCACCAGGATCTGGTCCCTTCCGCGGAAGACCAGGAGCTTGGCCTGGACCAGCGGCGCCAGCATGGCCTGGTCCACCTGGAGCTCGTAGATTTCGGTGTAGACGTGCAACTTCGATCCGGTCCGGAACTCGCGGGTGATGTTGGGAAAGACCTTCAGCCCGCTGGGCGTGTTGAACGGGTCCGACAGCGTCTCTTCCCGTGCGGATGAGGCCAACCCGTCCGCCAGAATGAGGCTGCTGGTGGCCAGGTTCCCGGCCTTCGACTCGCTGACGTGAATGGAGGTCGCGGCCTGGGACACCCGCTGGCTACGCGTGTCCTTGGCCACCAGGTTGAACTTGAAGCGTCCCGGCCGGAGCGGAATCTGCTTCTGGTAGAGGAAATGGGTCTCGGTGCTCAGGATCTCGTCGACTCCCTTGTCTCCCGCCAGAGTGTCCTCGAACTCGTACACCACCTTCCCTGACAGGTCCTCGACCTTGCCGTAGATTTCGACCGTCGCCCGTTGGTTCGATTCGCCGAACTGCGCGTACGACAGTTCGGTGGCGGGAATCTGGACGGTCAGAGGAATCAGGAAGGCGTTCTGACCCACGCGGTAGACGGCGGAGACGACCTTAAGCGGGATCGGATTGTAAAGAATCCGGGTCTCCACTTCGGTGGCCAGCTTTTCGAACTTGAACTCGGGAGGCCTGCGAAGGTCGAAATATTGCCGCAGGCGGTCGAAGGGCTTGGCGCCCCTCATGTACATGGGCTCCGTTTCCAGGCCCAGGCGCCGCATGGCCAGGTCGGAGACCATGCTTCCGTCGCGGGTCGCCAGGCCCATCTGTTCCCAGCGGGTCGGCCCTCCGCCGCTCACCCAGAGGGCGTCCTTCTCGGAGGGCCTCAGCGCCAGCTTGTATTCCCCCGTCCTGCTGGCGTCCACGAACTCGATCTCGATCCCCGATCCGATGCCCGGAATGTAGTTGTAGAACCAGCGCTGGAAGGCATAGGTGCTGGTCCAGCCGCCCCCCTCTTCGGGCCGGCGCCGATACATGCCCCCCATGTGGTCGTCGATGGTGTTGGGGGGGCCGTAGGTGATGTAGATGCGGCCCCGGTCCGTGTACCAGCCCTCCACGCCGGAAGCGTAGCGTTCGTTGGCGTAGGCGACGCGGCGGTAGTGTTCTTCCTTGAATTCGTTGTAGGTGGTCCTGGGGTCCGGGTCCCTCCGCCTCCAGAACTGCTCGATGAAGGCGTCGCGCTCGTCGTCGGCAGTCAGGCTCTGGAAGATCTCCCGTTCCTCTTGGGTGATGATGTAGACCACGTCCTCCCGGAGCCACTTCCGGTAGTAGTCCTCCTGCTCCTCCCGGAGCATCTTCTCGCGGCGCTCTTCGTCGCTTTGGGATTGCCCGGCGGCGTCCGTCGAAGCGGACGCCAGCAGGATCAAGCCGGCGGCCACCGAGTTTCGAAGGGTGAGCATCCTTATGAAGACAATATAGCAGCCTGTGGCATGATCATTGCGGGGGATCCGCCATGAGCCATTCCGCAAAGAACTGGAAGGAAAAGATCTTGCTGCGCTGCATGTGGAACCGGAGCTGGAGGACGCGCCCCTTCAGAGCCGTCAGGTCGAATTTTTTCTTCCAGCTCACGGTGTGCGCGATCGAGTCTCCCCGAAACGATTGGCAATCCTCTCGCGAATAGCCGGGCAGGGGCTCCCCGGTCTCGGGGTCCAGGATCTCCACCTGGATGGCGCCCTCGTCTCCCGCCGTCGACCCGTTCAGTCTCAGCCGGTTCCCGGAGAATCTCAGAGGCTTGGTAGTGAAGCTGCCCCGTCCCGCCGCCAGCGAGACGAAGCCGTCTAAACGCAGGGTGGCGAGGTTCTGCGAACTCTCCTGATTCTCACCCCGGCGCACCCCCCAATGGCCCTTCTTGAACCCGGTGTAGTAGAGCCAGATCTCGCCCCGGTCCTCCCGGACCAGGGGAGGCTGGGCCACGAAGATCATCCCCGAGTCGTAGCTGCCTTCCGGTCCGTTGGGAATGAAGGGCCGCCGCTGGCCCACCCGCTGCCAGTTCGTGCCGTCGCGGCTGAAGGCCAACTGGATGTCGATGCGGTCCAGCCAGGGGTTTCGCGCCAGATCCCGGCTGGGAGGCGTCATGGGCTCCATCCCCGGACAGATGTGATAGGGGGTCAGGAACCCGATGTAGATCCCTTCGTAGAGCAGGGTCTCGAAGGTGTAGAAACCGCCGGTGCAGGGGGCGTCCTTCTCGTCCGGCGGGACCAGGATGTATTTCCGGTTCACCTCCACCGGGTCCCTCATCTCCGCGGGGGCGTCCCATTTCAGAAAATCGGGACTGGTGGCGATCCCCGGAGTCCTCACCCGGCCCTCGCGCCTCGTGCCCCGAAACAACGGGTGGTCCTTGAAGATGGGCGGCCAGAGACGGATATGCGCCACGTAGAGGTTGCGCCGGGGGTCCCAGAAGAAGACCTGGTGGGTGTCGTTGTTCAGGAAGACCGGATTGATGCCGTCGTAGAGTTCCCATTGGATGCCGTCGGGGGAATGGGCCGCCCAGACCCCGTTCACCTTCGGGTCCTTGCTGTTGTGGCGGTAGAGCATCTTGTAGCGCTTGCGGGGATCGGACTCGTGCGGGTCGCGCGCCACGCCGGGGGCGCGGGCTCCAACGTCCTTCCCGAAAACGAAATTGTGATTGCGGGAGGCATCTCCCGGGCACCACCGGGAGTGGTAGTCGAACTGGCCCACCAGCGGCTTGTCCCAGTTGAGGCCGTCGCGGGACTCGTAGTAGCCGACGAAATTGTCCGACCAGTCGTAGTTCACCACCTGGTGCCACATCTGGTAGACATTGCGGTCCGGATCGAAGGCCAGGTTGGGGGAGTTGCCGAAGTGCATGTCCGCCTCCCAGCACCGGTCCATCCGGATCACCGGGTTCCCGGCATATTTGAGGGGCTGGTTCATGATCCGGTAAACGCCCTGCATGGATTCGATCACGTGGTCGTCGAAGAAGAGCTGCTTCCGGGATCCCACGTCGACTGGATTGGCCCGGATCCCGGCTCCCCACACACCCAGAAGCAGAATCAGGCATTGAAGCCGACGGAATCCCCTGCGGACGAACATGATTGATTTCTCCGTTGGACCGGCTCGATGTGTTCGGGGCCTGGATGCCACCCCGCGACTTGCTAAAACTCTACAGGGTCGCCGCCGCATTGTCATTTGATCGGACGGGAAAGACCGGTAGACTGGTTGATAACACCGGCCGTTGGTATGAGACTTCCGCGAGAGGTTCAGTGATGCATGAAGATCCGATGGACGTGCTCCGCCGTGACGGTTATGTGATTCTGCGATCGGTCATTCCGGTCGACAAGGTGGGTGCGGTTCGAAGAAGTGTCGCCGCGACGGTTCGCGAGCACACGAGCCTGCCCCTGCCCCAGGGATACGTCACCGGTTTCCTCCGCTTGAATCAGGCCATCGCCCCCTACCTGACCCATCCCCGGATCATGGCCGTCGTCGACGAGCTCTTCGGCGACAACGCCCGCATCTCCATGCTCACCGGAACCATCAACGGTCCCGGACTTCAGCGGGGGACAGTCCACGCCGACTGGCCCTACAACCAGGACCAGTTCTCCTGCGTCCGTGCCCCCTATCCCGACGTGATCTTGAATCTGGTGACCATGTGGATGATGTCCCGGTTCACCCGGGCCAACGGCGGAACCATGGTGATCCCCGGCAGCCACTTGCGGAACCGGGCTCCCCGAAAAGGGACCGACCTGGATCCCAACTCGGTATTCGAGGGGGAGACCCAGATCGAGGGAAACCCCGGAGACGTGGCCGTCTTCGATGCCCGGACCTGGCACAGCATCGCGCCCAACGTGACCAACGAGGAGCGGGTCGGGGTCCTGGTTCGATACGCTCCCTGGTGGGTCAACCTGGGGCCGTTGCGCCCCGGCAGCCGCGACCGGAAGCAGATCATCGAGGATCGGGGAGGAGGCGACCATACCGATCCCAAGGTCCAGCCCCTGCCGGAATCGGTCTATCAACGCCTCCCCGCCGACGTGCAGCCCCTCGTCTACCACATGGTGGTTCCGGACTAGTCTCCCCATGCGCGGAGCGACCCGCCGCGCCAGAGCGAACGTTCGGGCACACGCAATGGAACAATACGACTCCATCGCTGAAGCCTACCGGGATTCCAAGCAACTCCCGTTTCGGCACCTGATCGAGCGGTTCACACTGTTCGAGCTCCTGGGAGACATTCGAGGAAACAGGGTCCTGGACCTGGCCTGCGGGGACGGCTTCTACACGCGCCTGCTGAAAAGGGCCGGCGCTGCCGAGGTCACGGGCGTCGACGTCTCCAGGGAAATGATTCGATTGGCGGAACGGGAAGAAAGGCGAAGTCCTCTCGGTTGCACTTATCTGCAGCGGGACGCCGCGGCTTTCGCACCGGCGGAGCCGGTCGACCTGGTCGTCGCCACGTATCTGCTGAACTACGCCCGCACTCGGGAGCGGCTCCTCCGCTTCTGCCGGGTCTGCCACGACGCGCTACGGCCGGGAGGACGTTTCTCCGGCGTGAACGACAACGTCCGGAATCCGCCCGTGGAGTCCGTTTCCCTGCAAAAATACGGCCTGGAGAAATCCTGCCCGCCCCAGCCGAAGGAAGGGGACGTCATTCTGTACGCCATCACCAACGAGGACGGGCAGCGATTCGAGTTCGAAAACTACTACCTCGAACCGCGCAGCTACGAGCGCGCCTTCCGCGCCGCCGGTTTCCGGGACTTCCGATGGGTGGAGCTGTCGCTGCACCCGTCCCAGCAAGACAATCCCTTCTGGGACGATTTCATGGCCTCCCCGCCCATCACCGCCTTCACCGCGTCAAGACCGGTGTGAAACCCTCCCCGCCGCGCCGTCAGGTCCCGACATAGAGGGCGTAGACGCGGATTCCAGCCACCTTCTCTCCCTCGAAGCTCACCTTGATCTTGAAGGGTTTCTCCGGTCCCGGAATCCCGTTCCCTTCCGGCCAGGAGACCGGGACCCGCAACCCCGATTCCGTCAACAAGGCGGCCCCCTCGCCCGAATAACCGGCCAGCGGCCGCTCCAACGCGTCATAGAGTTCCAGCCGAAGCGTGGCGTCTTCGGAAACTCCCTCGGCATTGACCCACAGCGTCGCTTCGCCGCGGGCCTCGACGGCGGCCGTCATGAAGGCCGCCGGAATCGAGTCGTCCCGCACCGAGAAGGAGCCCAGGCGGTCCCGCTCCAGCGTCGCCAGACCCACGCCGCCCCGGGGCTCCAGCGACCCCGGGTCCCAGGCGCCGTACCAGATATAGGTCTCCTCCCCCACGTTCTCGAATCCCTGGCCCTGGATCAGGCCGCCCTGGTCCCACTCGTGGTCCTCCCCCCGCCGGATGAAGATGAAATCGGTGAGAGGCTCCCGGAAATGGACGCCGTCGTTGCTGACGACGAAACCCAGGTCCACGGTCCTCCCACGCCAATCGGGCGAGCCGTGCCAGACTCCGTAGAGCCCCAGCAGCACATTGCCCCGGTTCCAGACGCTGATCCCTTCGTGTGACTCTTCCCCGGAGCCGCTGGGGACCTTTTTGTGCTGTCCCTCCCGGGAAAAGGAGAGGGTCCCGGTGTGTTCCCACCGGACGAAATCGGGTGAGCGGTAGGTGCCCACCGACCGGCCCCAGGAGTCGACCGCATAGACCGGCCGGGCTCCCTGGCCCGATGCGTGAAACAGTCCGCCCCACTTGTAGAGTCCCCCGGCGGCCTCGAAGTGGTCGGTGGGGATGACCGTGCTCTCCTTGGGCAGCAGTCCGTTCTCCGGTGTCGCCGGAATGGCCAGACGCCAGCGCAGGCCGTCGCCGCTCACCGCGGGGGCCAGGGTCGCCAGCCCCTTCTTCCCCTCCTCGTGCCACCAGGTGTGCAGCGACATCTTGAACCGCCGGGAGGGATCGGGGTCTTCGGGATCGTGGATCACCTTCAGGTTGATGACTCCCAGCGGCGCCGGCTCCATCAGCACCAGGTTGTTGTCCCGGCTGCCGTCGTACTCCTCCAGGCCCAGCGCGGGGCGCGTCCAGTGAATTCCATCGGTGCTCTCGGCGTAGGCGGCGCGCCACTTCAACGGGATGATGTCCACCCGGGGAGTCCACATCATGTCCTCCTCCACGACTGTGAAGGGATCGCGGCCGATGGCCACGTACCAGAGCTTGAACTTCCCCTCGTGGCGAACCACGGAGCCGTAGAACTGGACCCCGAACTCGTCCGGCGCCCCCTCCGGCCCCCGGGGCAGGACCGGATTGCCGGGATGCTTGCGCGGCGGATGCAGCTTCAACCCGACGTTCTGGGTGAAGGGAATCGAATGGTTGTCGAAGGGGAAGAGCGAAGCCTCCGCAACCGTCGGCCGGGTTCCCACCAGCACCGTCACCCCGTCCGGGCGATCGCCGGTGGGCGCTCCCGGTTGGCATGCGCCGCCCAGCACGAACCCGAGCAGCGGGATCATCCTCACTGAAAATGCCAGCTTCATTTGTCCGATCTCTCTTCCTTGGCCAGGAGGGGGGACATTCCTGTCCCCCTGTCTTCTCTTTTGCGGTCAGGAAGCGTACAGAGGGGACTGCCGTCCCCTCAACAACCCCATTGATTCCAGAGGTATCCAAAGAGGTCCCGGAATATCCTTTAAGTGGTTGTTTTTATTTAGGTTAGACCTGTTTTCACCCCGTTTCGGCCTCCCCTGACGTCCCTTGATATCCAACCCCATCCCGTTTATTATGGTGTAATGATCGATGTAACTTATTCTCCCCTTTCGGCCCGGAAAACCAAGCCGAAGGGCCGCCACCCCCACAAGGCCCTTTCCGCCGCTTTCGTGCGCTCCGCCCCACCGGGCAAACACTGCGACGGCAACGGCCTGTACCTCTACGTCAAGCCTAACGGAGCCCGAAGCTGGATCCAACGCCTCGTCATCCGCGGTCGCCGCCGCGACTTCG
This genomic window from Acidobacteriota bacterium contains:
- a CDS encoding class I SAM-dependent methyltransferase, which gives rise to MEQYDSIAEAYRDSKQLPFRHLIERFTLFELLGDIRGNRVLDLACGDGFYTRLLKRAGAAEVTGVDVSREMIRLAEREERRSPLGCTYLQRDAAAFAPAEPVDLVVATYLLNYARTRERLLRFCRVCHDALRPGGRFSGVNDNVRNPPVESVSLQKYGLEKSCPPQPKEGDVILYAITNEDGQRFEFENYYLEPRSYERAFRAAGFRDFRWVELSLHPSQQDNPFWDDFMASPPITAFTASRPV
- a CDS encoding GWxTD domain-containing protein — translated: MLTLRNSVAAGLILLASASTDAAGQSQSDEERREKMLREEQEDYYRKWLREDVVYIITQEEREIFQSLTADDERDAFIEQFWRRRDPDPRTTYNEFKEEHYRRVAYANERYASGVEGWYTDRGRIYITYGPPNTIDDHMGGMYRRRPEEGGGWTSTYAFQRWFYNYIPGIGSGIEIEFVDASRTGEYKLALRPSEKDALWVSGGGPTRWEQMGLATRDGSMVSDLAMRRLGLETEPMYMRGAKPFDRLRQYFDLRRPPEFKFEKLATEVETRILYNPIPLKVVSAVYRVGQNAFLIPLTVQIPATELSYAQFGESNQRATVEIYGKVEDLSGKVVYEFEDTLAGDKGVDEILSTETHFLYQKQIPLRPGRFKFNLVAKDTRSQRVSQAATSIHVSESKAGNLATSSLILADGLASSAREETLSDPFNTPSGLKVFPNITREFRTGSKLHVYTEIYELQVDQAMLAPLVQAKLLVFRGRDQILVEEPRMIQLDDRVVLIQEMELKDLVPGTYRIMLQVQDQVSGQSLVEPASFKIQGAETS
- a CDS encoding phytanoyl-CoA dioxygenase family protein; amino-acid sequence: MHEDPMDVLRRDGYVILRSVIPVDKVGAVRRSVAATVREHTSLPLPQGYVTGFLRLNQAIAPYLTHPRIMAVVDELFGDNARISMLTGTINGPGLQRGTVHADWPYNQDQFSCVRAPYPDVILNLVTMWMMSRFTRANGGTMVIPGSHLRNRAPRKGTDLDPNSVFEGETQIEGNPGDVAVFDARTWHSIAPNVTNEERVGVLVRYAPWWVNLGPLRPGSRDRKQIIEDRGGGDHTDPKVQPLPESVYQRLPADVQPLVYHMVVPD